In the genome of Amaranthus tricolor cultivar Red isolate AtriRed21 chromosome 15, ASM2621246v1, whole genome shotgun sequence, one region contains:
- the LOC130801623 gene encoding OVARIAN TUMOR DOMAIN-containing deubiquitinating enzyme 5 yields MEDSTEIKVVSTQENVENASAANQETRDEMLARHRKEIAKLQNKEIEMKKAAAKGSKNEQKAKKKQVEEEIAKLSTKLREKHAEELSSLGYSTTSDNGNNKGDLDTLVKAIAGVSVTNNADIRKPSKSVKRREKRAQQEAEREQRIQEEQSNIISDRTVENELLEKKLDPLRLTISEVKPDGHCLYRAVEDQLAHLSGGSSPYDFQQLREMVASYMRDNASDFLPFFSSENEVEGESNDSLVDRFKNYCREIESTAAWGGQLELGALTHCLKKHIMIFSGSFPDVEMGKEYKINDDASLNSSILLSYHKHAFGLGEHYNSVVPI; encoded by the exons ATGGAGGATAGCACTGAAATAAAGGTTGTTTCCACTCAAGAAAATGTTGAGAATGCGTCTGCAGCAAATCAAGAAACACGAGATGAAATGCTTGCAAGGCATAG GAAAGAAATTGCCAAGCTACAGAACAAAGAAATTGAGATGAAAAAGGCTGCAGCTAAAGGTagcaaaaatgaacaaaaagcAAAGAAGAAACAAGTAGAGGAGGAAATAGCCAAACTTTCCACAAAGCTAAGAGAAAAACATGCAGAGGAACTTTCTTCACTTGGATATAGCACAACTAGTGACAATGGAAACAACAAGGGTGACCTCGACACACTTGTTAAAGCCATTGCTGGTGTATCTGTTACAAATAATGCTGATATTCGCAAGCCAAGTAAAAGCGTTAAGAGACGTGAGAAAAGGGCTCAACAAGAAGCCGAAAGGGAGCAACGAATACAAGAGGAACAAAGCAACATCATTAGTGATAGAACAGTGGAGAACGAGTTACTAGAGAAGAAATTGGATCCACTCAGACTAACCATTAGTGAGGTAAAACCAGATGGCCATTGCCTTTATCGAGCTGTTGAAGATCAACTAGCTCACTTATCAGGAGGGTCTTCGCCTTACGATTTCCAACAACTTCGAGAGATGGTGGCTTCTTATATGCGCGATAATGCATCTGATTTTCTCCCATTTTTCTCATCAGAGAATGAAGTTGAAGGAGAGTCTAACGATTCTTTAGTGGATCGATTTAAAAACTATTGCAGAGAAATAGAATCAACAGCGGCTTGGGGTGGACAATTGGAGCTTGGTGCTTTAACACATTGTTTGAAGAAACATATAATGATATTTTCAGGGTCCTTCCCCGATGTTGAAATGGGTAAAGAATACAAGATCAATGATGATGCTTCGTTGAATTCTAGTATCTTGCTATCGTACCACAAGCACGCCTTCGGACTTGGTGAGCACTATAATTCTGTGGTTCCtatttaa
- the LOC130801720 gene encoding L-type lectin-domain containing receptor kinase IX.1-like: protein MGWVQDLHGSKRLSIYHLVLLLISGGRRGDNDIIEPLRHKNLVQFLGWCREREELLLKDSFTKERSLQNITGLASALLYLHEEWEQCVLHRDIKSSNVMLDANFKAHLVDFGLARLMDHNLSTQTTILDKTLGYFTPECVMTGNANEGSGVYSFGVVALEISCGRRSIESMELGRAY, encoded by the exons ATGGGTTGGGTTCAAGACTTACATGGATCTAAGAGATTATCAATTTATCACTTAGTTCTATTGTTGATCTCTGGTGGTAGAAGGGGCGACAATGATATAATTGAGCC ATTAAGGCATAAAAATTTGGTTCAATTTCTGGGATGGTGCCGTGAACGGGAAGAGTTGCTTCTC AAAGATAGTTTTACCAAGGAACGAAGCCTACAAAATATCACAGGCTTAGCGTCTGCACTTTTATACCTCCATGAAGAATGGGAACAATGTGTGCTGCACAGAGATATTAAATCCAGCAATGTCATGCTCGATGCCAATTTCAAAGCTCATCTTGTAGATTTTGGACTCGCGAGATTAATGGATCACAATCTAAGCACACAGACAACTATATTAGACAAAACTTTAGGATACTTCACTCCTGAGTGTGTTATGACAGGAAACGCAAATGAAGGGTCCGGTGTGTATAGTTTTGGTGTAGTCGCCTTAGAAATTTCATGTGGAAGACGTTCGATTGAGTCTATGGAACTTGGAAGAGCTTATTAA